One Hevea brasiliensis isolate MT/VB/25A 57/8 chromosome 5, ASM3005281v1, whole genome shotgun sequence genomic region harbors:
- the LOC110656857 gene encoding uncharacterized protein LOC110656857 has protein sequence MVMKEKDEELALFLEMRRREKEKERNNLLLNNSSDGHNASFGTNNPRGSPISKVISSVPPRKTAADKFLDSENDKSDYDWLLTPPETPLFPSLEMESQKTLMNQNGMSNARPTALTARLTNIQEEPASKTNVASKRTTLHSGLNSSNTSNRRPSSSGGPAAATRPATPTRRPTLPTTAKPSRASTPTSRATLPSTKSSGPPVRSSTPIRTSTRSSTPTARPSRSSTPTRTSTRSSTPTARPLAPASKSKSRSATPTRQMSTPSSAATVAAPPSKCSSSVSKSIPTTLKNPVPSRGSSPTVKSRPWKPDEMPGFSHDAPPNLRTSLPERPASASRGRPSGASGRSFSIEAGSKGRPRQQSCSPARGSTANGGAYGSRISIPTKSKAQNNDGDDVNPVLMGTKMVERVVNMRKLAPPKQDEHHSTHNNSGGKSSSLDSTGFGRSLSKKSLDMALRHMDIRRSIAGNLRPLTSIPASSVYSVRSGGSTKSKTSVLDSPLATSSNASEPSVNNHSPFADGIEMEDNDFGSEKGNSSPSSQLGK, from the exons ATGGTGATGAAAGAGAAAGATGAAGAGCTCGCGCTTTTTCTTGAGATGCGGAGAAGGGAGAAGGAGAAGGAGAGAAATAACCTCCTTCTAAACAACTCCTCTGATGGGCATAATGCCTCTTTTG GAACCAATAATCCTAGGGGTTCACCCATATCGAAAGTAATTTCCTCTGTGCCACCCCGAAAGACTGCTGCTGATAAATTTTTGGATTCAGAGAACGACAAATCTGATTATGATTG GCTTCTTACACCACCTGAGACCCCACTTTTTCCTTCCTTGGAGATGGAATCGCAGAAAACTCTAATGAATCAAAATGGGATGTCAAATGCTCGTCCCACTGCTCTGACGGCAAGG CTGACAAATATCCAGGAAGAACCTGCTTCAAAGACTAATGTGGCATCAAAGCGTACAACTTTGCATTCTGGATTAAACTCATCAAATACCAGTAACAGAAGGCCTTCTTCATCTGGGGGACCAGCAGCTGCTACTAGACCTGCTACACCAACCAGGCGGCCCACTTTACCTACAACTGCTAAGCCTTCAAGAGCTTCCACTCCTACTTCACGGGCCACCTTGCCTTCCACTAAGTCTTCTGGTCCTCCAGTGAGATCCTCAACTCCTATTAGAACCTCTACTCGCTCTTCAACACCAACCGCCAGACCCTCGAGATCCTCAACTCCTACTAGAACCTCTACTCGCTCTTCAACACCAACTGCCAGACCCTTGGCACCAGCTTCCAAGTCAAAATCAAGATCAGCAACTCCAACTCGCCAAATGTCAACTCCTTCAAGTGCAGCTACTGTGGCTGCTCCTCCCAGTAAGTGTTCTTCTTCAGTATCAAAGTCTATTCCCACAACATTGAAAAATCCAGTGCCATCACGTGGCAGTTCTCCTACTGTAAAGTCTAGGCCTTGGAAACCTGATGAGATGCCTGGTTTCTCTCATGATGCTCCACCAAATTTAAGAACATCATTGCCAGAAAGGCCAGCTTCAGCCTCAAGGGGTAGGCCTAGTGGTGCAAGTGGTCGATCATTTTCTATTGAGGCTGGCTCTAAGGGAAGACCAAGACAACAGTCATGCTCTCCTGCTAGAGGAAGCACTGCAAATGGTGGTGCATATGGTAGTAGGATCTCCATTCCCACTAAGAGCAAAGCACAAAACAATGATGGTGATGATGTGAACCCAGTACTCATGGGAACAAAAATGGTTGAAAGAGTAGTAAATATGAGGAAGCTGGCACCACCAAAGCAAGATGAACATCACTCTACCCATAATAATTCAGGCGGGAAGTCATCTTCCCTTGATAGCACTGGCTTTGGTAGATCGCTTTCAAAGAAATCTCTGGACATGGCTTTGAGGCACATG GATATAAGGCGAAGCATTGCAGGTAATCTACGCCCACTCACTAGCATTCCTGCTTCCTCTGTGTACAGTGTGAGGTCAGGAGGGTCTACAAAAAGCAAGACTAGTGTTCTGGATTCTCCTCTTGCCACAAGCAGTAATGCCTCTGAGCCAAGCGTCAACAATCACTCCCCATTTGCTGATGGAATAGAAATGGAAGACAATGACTTTGGAAGTGAAAAAGGAAATTCTTCTCCTTCGAGTCAACTTGGTAAGTGA